One Helicobacter cetorum MIT 00-7128 DNA window includes the following coding sequences:
- the cysS gene encoding cysteine--tRNA ligase, which yields MFIYDTKLKQKVPFEPLVKNKASIYVCGPTVYDDAHLGHARSAIAFDLLRRTLELSDYEVTLVRNFTDIDDKIINKALKENKSIKELSAIYIDSYTNDLNALNVKKPSLEPKASEYLDAMVEMIETLLEKNIAYKAANGDIYLDTSKDKHYGSLSSHNSSIEFSRIGLREEKRSEQDFVLWKSYKGANDVGFDSPLGKGRPGWHIECSSMIFKTLAQANTPYQIDIHAGGADLLFPHHENEASQTRCAFEIELSKYWMHNGFVNINNEKMSKSLGNSFFVKDALKTYDGEILRNYLLGVHYRSTLNFNEEDLLMSKKRLDKIYRLKQRALGFEGTINLNFKKEILECMQDDLNISKALSVLENMLSVANEELNNRPKDKAKKGEILANLNFVEELLGIGLKNPLDYFQLGVSENEKREIEKKIEKRKLAKQQKDFSKADSIREELMKQKIALLDTPQGTTWEKLF from the coding sequence ATGTTTATTTATGATACCAAATTAAAGCAAAAAGTCCCTTTTGAGCCTTTAGTAAAAAACAAGGCTAGCATCTATGTGTGCGGGCCTACGGTGTATGATGACGCTCATTTAGGACATGCTAGAAGCGCGATTGCTTTTGATTTACTAAGGCGCACGCTTGAGTTAAGCGATTATGAAGTTACACTAGTTAGAAACTTCACAGATATTGATGATAAGATAATCAATAAAGCCTTGAAAGAAAATAAGAGCATTAAAGAATTGAGTGCGATTTATATTGACTCTTATACGAATGATTTAAACGCTTTGAATGTCAAAAAACCAAGCTTAGAACCAAAGGCGAGTGAATATTTAGACGCTATGGTTGAAATGATTGAAACGCTTTTAGAAAAAAATATCGCTTACAAAGCCGCTAATGGCGATATTTATTTGGATACCAGCAAGGACAAGCATTATGGCTCTTTGAGTTCGCATAATAGTAGCATAGAGTTTAGCCGCATAGGTTTAAGAGAAGAAAAACGCTCTGAGCAAGATTTTGTTTTATGGAAAAGCTACAAGGGAGCTAATGATGTGGGCTTTGATAGCCCTTTAGGCAAGGGACGACCCGGTTGGCATATAGAATGCTCTAGCATGATTTTTAAAACTCTTGCTCAAGCTAACACCCCTTATCAAATTGATATTCATGCAGGGGGTGCGGATTTGTTATTCCCCCACCATGAAAATGAAGCGAGCCAAACCCGTTGTGCGTTTGAAATAGAGCTTTCTAAATACTGGATGCATAATGGCTTTGTGAATATCAATAATGAAAAAATGTCTAAAAGCTTGGGAAATAGCTTTTTTGTCAAAGACGCTTTAAAAACCTATGATGGCGAGATTTTGCGTAACTACCTATTAGGGGTGCATTATCGCTCTACTCTAAATTTTAATGAAGAAGATTTATTGATGAGTAAAAAACGCTTGGATAAAATCTATCGCTTAAAACAGCGAGCTCTTGGCTTTGAAGGCACTATTAACTTAAACTTTAAAAAAGAAATTTTAGAATGCATGCAAGATGATTTAAACATCTCTAAAGCTTTAAGCGTTTTAGAAAACATGCTCTCTGTTGCTAATGAAGAGCTTAATAATCGCCCCAAAGACAAAGCCAAAAAGGGCGAAATTTTAGCGAATTTAAATTTTGTAGAAGAATTACTTGGCATTGGTCTTAAAAACCCACTAGATTATTTTCAACTAGGCGTAAGTGAGAATGAAAAAAGAGAAATTGAAAAAAAGATAGAAAAAAGAAAGCTTGCTAAACAACAAAAGGATTTTAGTAAGGCTGATAGCATAAGAGAAGAGCTAATGAAGCAAAAAATCGCTTTGTTAGATACCCCACAAGGCACCACTTGGGAAAAGCTTTTTTAG
- a CDS encoding ABC transporter ATP-binding protein, which translates to MVLEVKNLSFRYSKKLVLDEVSFNVPKNSITSILAPNGSGKTTLLKCLLGLLKPLEKTEIKACNKDILPLKPYEKAKLIAYIPQEEHYAFNFSVLDFVLMGKATHLSLFATPKAKHIKEATQILERLNLAHLKTQGINDLSGGQRQMVLLARSLLQRTPLLLLDEPTSALDLKNQALFFNAIKDEMKKRELSVLVNIHDPNLVARYSTHVVMIKNQKLFLQNKTKEAMTSSNLSTLYDTPLEAIWHNDKLVVCAL; encoded by the coding sequence ATGGTCTTAGAAGTTAAAAACCTTTCATTTAGATATTCTAAAAAGTTAGTGTTAGATGAGGTTAGTTTCAATGTGCCAAAAAACAGCATTACAAGCATACTAGCCCCTAATGGCTCGGGTAAAACCACGCTTTTAAAATGTCTTTTAGGGCTTTTAAAACCATTAGAAAAAACCGAAATTAAAGCTTGTAATAAAGATATTTTGCCCCTAAAGCCCTATGAAAAGGCAAAACTCATTGCTTATATCCCTCAAGAGGAGCATTATGCTTTTAACTTTAGCGTGCTAGATTTTGTCTTAATGGGAAAGGCAACGCATTTAAGCTTGTTTGCCACACCAAAAGCTAAACATATTAAAGAGGCAACACAAATTTTAGAGCGCTTGAATTTAGCGCACCTAAAAACACAAGGCATTAATGATTTATCCGGTGGTCAAAGGCAAATGGTGCTTTTAGCAAGAAGTTTATTGCAAAGAACGCCATTATTGTTATTAGATGAGCCAACAAGCGCATTAGATTTAAAAAATCAAGCCCTTTTTTTTAATGCGATTAAAGATGAGATGAAAAAGCGAGAATTAAGCGTATTAGTCAATATCCATGACCCTAATTTAGTGGCTAGATATTCCACCCATGTAGTTATGATAAAAAATCAAAAGCTTTTTTTACAAAATAAGACTAAAGAGGCGATGACTTCAAGTAATTTAAGCACGCTTTATGACACCCCCTTAGAGGCGATTTGGCATAATGATAAGCTTGTGGTGTGTGCGTTGTAA
- the murJ gene encoding murein biosynthesis integral membrane protein MurJ codes for MIKRLFLTNSLGILCSRILGFLRDLMMASILGAGVYSDIFFVAFKLPNLFRRIFAEGSFSQSFLPSFIRSSIKGSFASLVGLLFGGILFLWCLFVALNPLWLTKLLAYGFDEETLKLCTPIVAINFWYLLLVFITTFLGTLLQYKHSFFASAYSTSLLNLCMILALVISKDKSHLEALYYLSYGVLLGGVAQILLHFYPLVKLGLCTLLFKGFLSFKTKNVTKKEHRLNQAKKDLKSFFKQFFPSVLGNSTAQIASFLDTTIASFLASGSVSYLYYANRVFQLPLALFAIAISTALFPSIAIAIKNNEQHLILQRLQNAWFFLVSVLLFCSIGGIMLSKEITQALFERGHFSPKDTLITSQVFSLYLLGLLPFGLSKLFSLWLYAKLEQTKAAKISLTTLLLGLVCSLSLMPFLGVLGLALSNSLSGLILFVLTIKAFGLKMFLGIIKRLKLWLVIIFLACAEILLLLAFKSLVTHLYLIYYFQGF; via the coding sequence ATGATAAAAAGATTGTTTTTAACCAACAGCTTAGGGATTTTATGCTCCAGAATTTTAGGCTTTTTACGAGATTTGATGATGGCTAGCATTCTAGGGGCAGGGGTGTATAGCGATATTTTCTTTGTGGCTTTCAAATTGCCTAATCTATTCAGGCGTATTTTTGCTGAAGGTTCATTTTCACAAAGTTTTTTACCAAGCTTTATACGAAGTTCTATTAAAGGAAGTTTTGCTAGCCTAGTGGGGCTACTTTTTGGTGGCATCTTATTTTTATGGTGCTTATTTGTAGCCTTAAACCCCTTGTGGCTGACTAAATTGCTCGCCTATGGTTTTGATGAAGAAACTCTAAAATTATGCACCCCTATTGTAGCGATTAATTTTTGGTATCTTTTATTAGTGTTTATCACAACCTTTTTAGGCACGCTTTTACAATACAAGCACAGCTTTTTTGCAAGTGCATATAGCACAAGCTTATTGAATTTATGCATGATTTTAGCCCTTGTTATCTCTAAAGACAAATCGCATTTAGAAGCCTTATATTATCTGAGCTATGGCGTGCTTTTAGGGGGCGTGGCTCAAATTCTCTTACACTTTTACCCCCTAGTTAAATTAGGCTTATGCACTTTATTATTTAAAGGGTTCTTGAGCTTTAAAACTAAAAATGTAACCAAAAAAGAACATCGTTTAAATCAAGCTAAAAAGGATTTAAAAAGTTTTTTCAAACAATTTTTTCCTAGCGTATTAGGCAACTCCACCGCACAAATCGCCTCCTTTTTAGACACTACGATAGCCTCATTTCTAGCAAGCGGAAGTGTGTCTTATTTGTATTATGCAAATAGAGTGTTCCAACTACCCTTAGCCCTATTTGCGATTGCGATATCCACAGCCCTTTTTCCTAGCATTGCGATTGCGATTAAAAACAACGAGCAACATTTAATCTTGCAACGCTTACAAAATGCGTGGTTTTTCTTAGTGAGTGTCTTACTTTTTTGTAGTATTGGGGGCATTATGCTAAGCAAGGAAATCACGCAAGCTTTATTTGAAAGGGGGCATTTTAGCCCTAAGGACACACTAATTACTTCACAAGTCTTTTCGCTCTATCTTTTGGGCTTACTCCCCTTTGGGCTATCTAAGCTCTTTTCTTTATGGCTCTATGCTAAATTAGAGCAAACAAAAGCGGCTAAAATCTCTTTAACCACACTTCTTTTAGGCTTAGTTTGCTCTTTAAGCTTAATGCCCTTTTTAGGGGTTTTAGGACTAGCTCTTTCTAATAGTTTGAGCGGACTTATTTTGTTTGTTTTAACCATAAAAGCGTTTGGTCTTAAAATGTTCTTGGGTATAATCAAGCGTTTGAAATTATGGCTTGTGATTATTTTTCTCGCTTGTGCAGAAATATTGTTGCTCTTAGCATTCAAATCGTTAGTTACGCATTTATATTTAATTTATTATTTTCAAGGTTTTTAA
- a CDS encoding FecCD family ABC transporter permease produces the protein MTSTLSAFQVGIACVVLSILVLFFGGEQLSFNEWLEVFQNIKNHFLHNEELSSLSIIILEIRLPRVLLALLVGASLSGSGVVMQTIFRNPLVDPFLLGISSGAMLGVALAIAIFESNIAILAFLGAILASLAVLALNRILGNSALSLVLSGVVLSAFLSALAGAVKFFVIPQKAQAIVVWLLGSLSLSSYKDCLIAFIGLALGFIPLFLLRWRINLLSLSDTQSLSLGINPIALRTLCLVCVSVASALAVSVSGTIGWIGLVVPHVARLFFGANLQKLLLGSLFMGAFFLLLADVVAKMITPYDLPVGIATSVLGAPFFLWLLFKTRGL, from the coding sequence ATGACCAGCACGCTTAGTGCCTTTCAAGTAGGGATAGCGTGCGTGGTTTTAAGTATTTTGGTATTGTTTTTTGGAGGCGAACAACTAAGTTTTAATGAATGGTTGGAAGTTTTTCAAAATATCAAAAACCACTTTTTGCACAATGAAGAACTAAGCTCTTTGAGTATTATTATTTTAGAAATTCGCTTACCACGAGTGCTTTTAGCGCTTTTAGTAGGGGCTAGTTTATCTGGGAGTGGGGTTGTTATGCAAACCATTTTTAGAAACCCATTAGTTGACCCTTTTTTACTAGGTATTTCTAGTGGGGCAATGCTAGGGGTGGCATTAGCGATTGCTATTTTTGAATCTAACATCGCTATTTTGGCGTTTTTAGGAGCAATTCTAGCAAGTTTAGCGGTTTTAGCTCTTAATAGAATTTTAGGTAATTCAGCGCTTTCTTTGGTGCTATCTGGAGTGGTATTAAGCGCTTTTTTAAGCGCCTTAGCAGGGGCGGTGAAATTCTTTGTAATCCCTCAAAAAGCCCAAGCGATTGTAGTATGGCTTTTAGGGAGCTTGTCTTTAAGCAGTTATAAGGATTGCTTGATTGCCTTTATAGGATTAGCATTAGGCTTTATTCCCCTTTTTCTATTAAGATGGCGCATTAATTTATTGAGTTTGAGCGATACGCAAAGTTTAAGCCTAGGGATAAATCCTATAGCCTTACGCACTTTATGTTTAGTGTGTGTGAGCGTGGCAAGTGCGCTTGCAGTAAGTGTCTCTGGCACGATTGGCTGGATTGGCTTAGTAGTCCCGCATGTTGCACGGCTATTTTTTGGAGCGAATTTACAAAAATTGCTTTTAGGCTCTTTATTTATGGGGGCATTTTTCTTGCTTTTAGCTGATGTGGTGGCTAAGATGATTACGCCCTATGATTTGCCCGTAGGTATTGCTACAAGTGTTTTAGGCGCACCCTTTTTCTTATGGCTTTTGTTTAAAACAAGAGGTCTTTAA
- a CDS encoding vacuolating cyotoxin family protein encodes MLKNQILKCPIKMSRPVVSLALAGILTSTSLSANDTTNLEITPYAKEHLQQAPLINNNYGVWGDILKGIIGGIASGIGAGSAGGLIGWIIKQAENAGEAPNVPEKIWRIKAGLGFNLYPNKQYDLYQSLLSADIQSGWAFGDAAWHYWVRGGQWNKLEVDMKSAVGTYNLSGLINYTGGDLDVDMQKATLRLGQFNGNSFTSFNNRTTRVDFNAKNILIDNFLEINNRVGDGLGRKPNATVLTLQSQEGITSNNKAELYLYNGATLNLVSKSVDFKGAVWMGRMQYPLAYLSPSWSMINTAEVNGKVNFNHLIIGDHNNAQAGIVANNDTNIGTLDLWQSAGLYVIAPPKGGYKKEFPQSTPNNQEKTAKKDKSNNDNNNGVQVINAPNSSSNSQKVEVEPVQVINGPFPGAKNTVVNINRLNVDSDGTIRAGGFKAVLTTNAANLNIGDVNIYNRASGRTLLVENETGNITVNGPLMVNNQVGKYGFGFVGSSANFIFKAGTYSNHGIVTFNSNIDLGSSVNLEVDAKVANFKDINASNAHNGASANSLNFSNVGMVNIDKLTTASTNVAVKNFHIKELYVTTSHGLSEGQYTYFGDDIGSKSVIDVVRLQRGYNPLYSGGVKFKKGEKLTIGSFYHAGWNYFDARKIKEVVITKLLTFGAPGSIEGMTGLMFNNLTLAKGANMDYGKDLDLYIQGNFTNNQAIMNLNTQDGRVATLNVGNRATFNFNDNINSQTGFYNPLIKINYANTLTKNVEHVLVSAQDIDYDNTSSNVNTDINQESAFKERIALYNSNHERMDICVVQNLNDIRDCGMAIGNKRMVSDPSAYKYLEGRAWRNTAIDKVVTHKEIAVSVQDSHIAPNAKDSKDFINLPHHNENEKFAHYTNFATLNSNATPHLVAINQNVFGTIESVFELANRFNAIKTIKKDFGAQGRNLLQTMLIDAHNAGYARQMIDKTSTNTIIKDLSMATSVLNHQVANLENKTSALQTLELSNAMTQNARLVNLSRRHTKYLSAFEQRLQELKNKRFSSVETMAEVLYKFAPKNESHANIWANAIGGASLSNGGNTSLYGTSAGADTYIEGENLQAIVGGFGSYGYGSQSGSSTLNSWTNNTNFGLYSRVFSNKHEFDFNIQGAIGNNNESLMFKNSLLQGLNQGYNYMAYSTIAQASYGYDFTFLNSALVLKPSVGVSYQNLGTTNIQSHSTQLALSNGANNRNLFNINANLEARYYYGNTSYMYVNAGILQGFANFGTNNAVSLSNFAINASHSALNTNARVMIGGELQLNKGVYLNLGLIYAHNFTLDRGSIASNLGMRYSF; translated from the coding sequence ATGTTAAAAAACCAGATACTAAAATGCCCTATTAAGATGAGTCGCCCTGTTGTCTCGCTTGCTCTAGCAGGCATACTAACAAGCACTTCATTAAGTGCTAATGACACAACGAATTTAGAGATAACTCCTTATGCCAAAGAGCATTTGCAACAAGCCCCTCTCATCAATAATAATTATGGCGTTTGGGGAGATATTTTAAAGGGTATTATTGGAGGGATTGCATCAGGGATTGGAGCAGGATCGGCTGGAGGATTGATTGGCTGGATAATTAAACAAGCTGAAAACGCTGGTGAAGCCCCCAATGTCCCCGAAAAAATTTGGCGTATTAAGGCGGGTCTAGGCTTTAATCTATATCCTAACAAGCAATATGATTTATATCAATCTCTTCTATCAGCTGATATCCAATCAGGTTGGGCATTTGGGGATGCCGCTTGGCATTATTGGGTAAGAGGCGGTCAGTGGAATAAGCTTGAAGTGGATATGAAAAGTGCTGTAGGCACCTATAACCTCTCAGGTCTCATCAATTACACCGGTGGGGATTTAGATGTAGATATGCAAAAAGCTACTCTGCGTTTAGGGCAATTTAATGGTAATTCTTTTACAAGCTTTAATAATCGCACCACTAGGGTGGATTTTAACGCTAAAAATATCTTAATTGATAATTTTTTAGAGATTAATAATCGTGTGGGCGATGGGCTTGGAAGAAAACCAAATGCAACGGTTTTAACCCTGCAAAGCCAAGAGGGCATTACGAGCAACAACAAGGCTGAACTCTATCTTTATAATGGAGCAACGCTTAACTTAGTTTCAAAAAGCGTTGATTTTAAGGGTGCTGTATGGATGGGTCGCATGCAATATCCATTAGCCTATTTATCACCCTCATGGAGCATGATAAATACTGCAGAAGTTAATGGAAAAGTGAATTTTAATCATCTTATCATAGGCGATCATAACAATGCCCAAGCGGGTATTGTTGCCAATAATGATACTAATATTGGCACGCTAGATTTATGGCAAAGCGCAGGACTTTATGTCATAGCCCCTCCAAAAGGAGGTTATAAAAAAGAATTTCCTCAAAGCACCCCAAATAACCAAGAAAAAACTGCCAAAAAAGACAAGAGTAACAATGATAACAACAATGGCGTTCAAGTCATTAATGCCCCTAATAGCTCAAGCAACTCGCAAAAAGTAGAAGTTGAACCCGTGCAAGTTATCAATGGTCCTTTTCCGGGCGCAAAAAATACGGTGGTCAATATCAATCGCTTGAATGTGGATTCTGATGGCACTATTAGAGCTGGGGGATTTAAGGCGGTTCTTACCACTAATGCGGCTAATTTAAATATTGGAGATGTAAATATTTATAACCGAGCAAGCGGACGCACCCTTTTAGTAGAAAATGAAACCGGAAACATCACCGTGAATGGACCTTTAATGGTCAATAATCAAGTCGGCAAATATGGTTTTGGCTTTGTAGGTTCAAGCGCAAACTTTATTTTTAAGGCTGGCACATACTCAAATCATGGCATAGTTACTTTTAATAGCAATATTGATTTAGGAAGCTCAGTTAATTTAGAAGTTGATGCCAAAGTTGCAAATTTTAAAGATATTAATGCAAGTAATGCTCATAATGGCGCAAGTGCTAATAGTTTAAATTTTAGCAATGTGGGTATGGTTAATATTGATAAGCTTACTACAGCCTCTACTAATGTTGCGGTTAAAAACTTTCATATTAAAGAGTTGTATGTTACCACAAGCCATGGTTTGAGTGAGGGGCAATACACTTACTTTGGCGATGATATAGGCTCAAAATCTGTAATTGATGTGGTGCGCTTACAAAGAGGCTACAACCCACTTTATTCTGGGGGTGTCAAGTTTAAAAAAGGCGAAAAGCTAACCATTGGTTCATTCTACCATGCTGGTTGGAATTATTTTGATGCTAGGAAAATCAAAGAAGTAGTCATTACTAAACTTCTAACCTTTGGAGCTCCAGGAAGTATTGAGGGCATGACAGGGCTTATGTTTAATAACCTAACCCTAGCTAAAGGTGCTAACATGGATTATGGCAAAGATTTGGATTTATATATTCAAGGCAATTTCACCAATAATCAAGCTATTATGAATCTCAACACCCAAGATGGGCGTGTAGCAACCTTAAATGTGGGTAATAGAGCGACTTTTAACTTTAATGACAATATCAATAGTCAAACCGGCTTTTATAACCCTCTTATTAAAATCAATTATGCCAACACGCTCACTAAAAATGTAGAGCATGTATTAGTTTCAGCACAAGATATTGATTATGATAATACTTCTAGCAATGTCAATACCGACATCAATCAAGAAAGCGCTTTTAAAGAGCGCATAGCTCTTTATAACAGCAACCATGAGCGCATGGATATTTGTGTGGTGCAAAATTTAAATGATATTAGAGATTGTGGAATGGCTATTGGCAACAAGCGCATGGTTAGCGACCCAAGCGCTTATAAATATCTTGAGGGTAGAGCATGGAGAAATACTGCTATTGATAAAGTGGTTACCCATAAAGAAATTGCTGTAAGTGTGCAAGATAGCCATATCGCACCTAATGCAAAAGATAGCAAAGATTTTATCAACTTGCCCCATCATAATGAGAATGAAAAATTCGCTCACTACACTAATTTTGCCACTCTTAATTCTAATGCTACCCCACATCTTGTTGCCATTAATCAAAATGTTTTTGGCACAATTGAAAGCGTGTTTGAATTAGCCAATCGTTTTAATGCGATAAAAACCATCAAGAAAGATTTTGGAGCACAAGGTAGAAATCTCTTGCAAACGATGTTAATTGACGCTCACAACGCCGGTTATGCACGACAAATGATTGATAAAACAAGCACTAATACTATCATTAAAGACCTTAGCATGGCTACTTCTGTATTAAATCATCAAGTAGCTAATTTAGAAAATAAAACAAGCGCATTGCAAACCTTAGAATTAAGTAATGCGATGACACAAAACGCTCGCTTAGTCAATCTCTCTAGGCGTCATACAAAATATTTAAGCGCTTTTGAACAACGCTTACAAGAGCTCAAAAATAAGCGTTTTAGCTCTGTAGAAACTATGGCAGAAGTGCTATATAAATTCGCTCCCAAGAATGAAAGCCATGCTAACATTTGGGCTAATGCTATTGGAGGAGCAAGCTTGAGTAATGGAGGCAATACTTCCTTATATGGCACAAGTGCAGGAGCAGACACTTATATTGAGGGCGAAAACTTGCAAGCGATTGTAGGAGGCTTTGGAAGTTATGGCTATGGCTCACAAAGTGGCTCAAGCACTCTTAATTCTTGGACTAACAACACCAATTTTGGATTATATTCTCGTGTGTTTTCCAATAAACACGAATTTGATTTTAATATTCAAGGCGCTATTGGCAATAATAATGAAAGTTTGATGTTTAAAAACTCATTATTGCAAGGCTTAAATCAAGGCTATAATTATATGGCTTATAGCACCATAGCTCAAGCTAGTTATGGCTATGATTTTACTTTTCTTAATAGCGCATTAGTCTTAAAACCAAGCGTAGGCGTGAGTTATCAAAACTTAGGCACAACCAATATTCAAAGCCATAGCACACAATTAGCCTTAAGTAATGGCGCAAACAATCGCAATCTCTTTAACATCAATGCTAATTTAGAGGCACGCTACTACTATGGCAACACTTCTTATATGTATGTTAATGCTGGAATCTTACAAGGGTTTGCAAACTTTGGCACTAATAATGCTGTATCCTTGAGTAATTTTGCTATCAATGCTAGTCATAGTGCGCTAAATACTAACGCAAGAGTTATGATAGGTGGAGAATTGCAATTAAATAAAGGAGTGTATTTAAACTTAGGGCTTATCTATGCGCATAACTTTACTTTAGATAGAGGAAGTATCGCCTCTAATCTAGGTATGCGCTATAGTTTCTAA
- a CDS encoding SDR family oxidoreductase: protein MNQENSNIEKKVAVITGASSGIGLECAILLLEKGYKVYALARHASLCPSLKHAMCEAIDIDVSDSSALQEVLSKIKSQEIHCDVLINSAGYGLFGSLEDTPMNEIKRQFDVNFFALCEVTHTLLPLLKNKPYSKIINLSSVAGRTHMLFLGYYNASKHALEAYSDVLRKELMPFKVQVCLIEPWAVRSNWDYVAFDDKKFEETSSVYAKELNMAREFYSSLYKHALSTQKVAQKIMSLIAQKEPKPRSLLGIRAKFLLILEQFLPSKWHDYLFRKVVLKEGA, encoded by the coding sequence ATGAATCAAGAAAATAGCAACATTGAAAAAAAGGTTGCAGTTATTACAGGGGCTAGTTCTGGGATTGGACTAGAATGCGCCATTTTATTATTAGAAAAGGGGTATAAGGTTTATGCTCTAGCTAGGCATGCGAGTCTTTGCCCTTCTTTAAAGCATGCAATGTGTGAGGCAATAGATATAGATGTGAGCGATTCTAGCGCCTTACAAGAAGTGCTTTCTAAAATCAAATCTCAAGAAATTCATTGCGATGTTTTAATCAATTCTGCGGGCTATGGACTATTTGGGAGCTTAGAGGATACTCCCATGAATGAGATTAAGCGACAATTTGATGTAAACTTTTTTGCTCTTTGTGAGGTAACACACACGCTTTTACCCTTATTAAAAAACAAGCCTTATTCTAAGATTATCAATCTATCTTCTGTAGCAGGGCGCACGCACATGCTCTTTTTGGGTTATTATAATGCAAGCAAGCATGCTTTAGAGGCTTATAGCGATGTGTTACGCAAAGAGCTTATGCCTTTTAAGGTTCAAGTATGTTTGATTGAGCCATGGGCTGTGAGAAGTAATTGGGATTATGTTGCTTTTGATGACAAGAAATTTGAAGAAACAAGCAGTGTTTATGCTAAAGAATTAAATATGGCTAGAGAATTTTATTCTAGCCTATATAAACATGCGCTCTCTACTCAAAAAGTCGCTCAAAAAATCATGTCTTTAATTGCCCAAAAAGAACCTAAACCTCGCTCTTTGCTTGGAATTAGGGCAAAATTCTTGCTGATATTAGAGCAGTTCTTACCTAGCAAATGGCATGATTATTTGTTTAGAAAAGTGGTGCTAAAGGAGGGGGCATGA